The genomic segment TCAGTACGATAGGTTTATATTTCGGAACCAGCGCTTTCATGATGCACCAGCCAATCAGGTATGCCACAGCACACACGCAGAAGATGACGAAGTAACCTGCCGGTTTTCCTTCAAAGCCCATAAATGTCATATTGGTTTCTCCTGCATAAACGAACAGTTCACCGGCAATGTATTGCAATACCATGCAACCTATACCGCCTGCCATGCCACCTATACCGGTAACCGTTGCAATGGCAGTCTTTGGGAACATATCGCCTACCGTAGAGAATATATTGGCTGACCATGACTGATGAGCTGCCCCGCCGATACCGATCAATATAACCGGGAACCATGGAGAAATAGTGCCTAAAGGCTGAGCCAGCAATACTAACAGAGGGAAGAAAGCAAAAATCAACATGGCACGCATACGTGCTGCATAAGGATTTAAACCTGTTTTCTTGATGATGATAGAAGGTAACTTACCACCGTAGATTGAAAGCATTGTAATGGCATACAGCGTGAAAATCAAAGCTATGCCCAGTCCGTCAGAAGTCTTGATTCCAAATTGAGTGTTCAGGTAGGAAGGTGTCCAGAAAAGGAAGAACCACCATACACCGTCAGTCATGAATTTACCGATAGCGAATGCCCAGGTCTGCTTGTAACCGAAGCATTGCTGGAAGCTCATTTTCTTTTCTTCTGTCTGGGGAGTTGTTTGTGCTGCATCCTCATAGCTGTCTTGCTCGATGTACTCCAACTCGGCTTTGTTTACATGTTTGCTCTTGGCAGGCGCTGTGTACATAAACACCCAGAAGCCCATCCATATAAAACCAAGTCCGCCGATTACGATAAAGGCCATTTCCCATCCCCAAGCTTTAGCCAGCAAAGGTATGGACAACGGAGCAATCAGAGCTCCGATAGAAGCGCCTGCATTGAAAATAGAAGTAGCGTAGGCGCGGTCCTTTTTGGGGAAGTATTCTGCGGTAACCTTGATAGCGGCGGGGAAGTTTCCTGCTTCTCCCAATGCGAGCACGCAACGTGCTCCTAAGAAGCAGTACATACTGATTGTGGCAATCGTGACAACGACATCACCTGTGGCTCCCATTAATTCTGCCGCGCTGTGCAGACCTACGAAGT from the Bacteroides eggerthii genome contains:
- a CDS encoding MFS transporter, which encodes MSTIQNTLGKMSNYRWTICAMLFFATTVNYLDRQVLSLTWDEFIKPEFHWDESHYGTITAVFSFVYAACMLFAGRFVDWLGSKKGYLWAIGIWSLGACMHALCGIITEHFVGLHSAAELMGATGDVVVTIATISMYCFLGARCVLALGEAGNFPAAIKVTAEYFPKKDRAYATSIFNAGASIGALIAPLSIPLLAKAWGWEMAFIVIGGLGFIWMGFWVFMYTAPAKSKHVNKAELEYIEQDSYEDAAQTTPQTEEKKMSFQQCFGYKQTWAFAIGKFMTDGVWWFFLFWTPSYLNTQFGIKTSDGLGIALIFTLYAITMLSIYGGKLPSIIIKKTGLNPYAARMRAMLIFAFFPLLVLLAQPLGTISPWFPVILIGIGGAAHQSWSANIFSTVGDMFPKTAIATVTGIGGMAGGIGCMVLQYIAGELFVYAGETNMTFMGFEGKPAGYFVIFCVCAVAYLIGWCIMKALVPKYKPIVLN